CGTTCATTCTTAATGCCCTTTGCTCAGGAAACGATGGAATGGCTTGGGAATCAGAATGAGTTTAATGGCATGCAGGGGAACACTCTATATATAGTAGGTAGCTCATCCTCCTGAACGCATGTACACCATCCCGAGCTGAAGTAGTGCGCGCACCGGGCAGCCAGTGCAACACATTATTCAGTACCTCTAGCTCTCGATCGTTTGCCGCCGGCGCAATGGCTCTCCTTTGTGCTGCCAACGCATTGCGCTGCCCAGCTCCATCGCGGCAGTTGGGCCATTGCCATGATGGTCGTCGTCTGCAGTTCGCCGGTGCCACCGGAGCTAACATCTCAGCTCTGACGGCGAGCGGCCGCAACATCAAGTTTTCCACCGGCTGCATGCCGGCGAGGTaagtttttttcttcttttgtagCAGTGTGTATGTGTGATTACTTGTCTgcttaatttggtccaaattgttGCAGGACCGCTGCGGAACAAGAATCACTGAGGTTTCCGATGCAAGCTGACGGCCTGGCGAATGTGCTGGCTATCGGGACTGCCAACCCGGCGAACTGCGTACTGCAGGAGGACTACCCGGATTGGTTCTTCCGTGTCACCGACAGCGATCACCTCACCCACCTcaagaccaagatgaagaagatcTGTAAGATTATTCTAGTAGTACTTACTACTTACGATTGCTTTAGATCAAAAGTATGTGCTGATATGTTATGGATGAGTATATGGTACAGACCTAGCATAGAGTGCATTTTTTCATGTAGTCCTCTTCAATGTCAATTGTATGTGATATTGATTTATGTAGCTGAAGACATCTCATAGTTATCAAGTAAAATGAATATAGCTGACGCCTTTCATTTGGTTGGACAAATTCATAAAGTAGTTCAGTAAACAGAGAAATCCATATCGTTGAAAATtaatgtagaaaaataatatgtattgcgcaaactatatatatatatatatatatatatatatatatatatatatatatatatatatatatatatatatatatatatataaagagagagagagagttcagAAACAACGTGCATATTTCCTATTCATATTTATTGCGTGATTCTTTAATATATCTTGTTCCCATCAATATTCATGTCTTCCGAACTATAGAAGTAAGTAATAATGAAAGAATGAATTATTGCATCGTTTCGCATGCAGGCGGGAAAACTGAGATCCACAAACGCTATTTCCACCACGACGAAGAGCTGCTCCGCAGCCACCCGGACTTCCTCGACGGCACGCTGCCATCCCTCGACGCCCGCCAAGCTATCGCGGCCACCGCCGTGCCGGAGCTCGCCGCGGCCGCGGGGGCCAACGCGATCGCCGAGTGGGGCCGACCAGCGTCTGACATCACGCACGTTATCTTCTGCACCTACTCAGCCACCCACATGCCCGGCGCGGACCTCCGCCTCGCGTCGCTGCTGGGACTCGGAGCCAGCGTGCAGCGCACCATGCTCTACTACAACGGCTGCAACTCCGGCTCCGTCGCGCTCCGCCTCGCCAAGGACATCGCCGAGAACAACCGCGGGGCGCGCGTCCTCGTCGCCTGCGCCGAGATCACCCTCGTCTTCTTCCGCGCGCCGGACGAGGCCCGCACCGACACGCTGGTGGTGCCGGCGCTGTTTGGGGACGGTGCAGGCGCTGTCGTCGTCGGCTCCGACCCGGAGGCGGGCACCGAGCGTCCGCTCTTCGAGATGGTGTCGTCGGCTCAGGCAGCCATACCGTGGACCGAGCACGTCGTCTCCACGACGCTCGGTAAGTGCGGGCTTGTCTACGAGCTTTCCAGCGAGCTGCCGTCGCTGGTTGCTGCCAACATTGAGCGATGCCTTGTGGACGCATGGCAGCCGCTGGCGCTAGGCCAGCTGATGAGTGGCGACTGGAATGACCTCTTTTGGGTGGTGCACCCCGGAGGCCGCGCCGTCTTGGATGGCGTCCAGGATGCTCTTGGTCTGGATGAGTGCAAGCTCAAAGCAAGCCGCCGGGTGCTGAGTGAGTACGGTAACATGAGTGGCGTCACCATCATCTTTGTTCTTGATGAAATGCGTCGTCGCTGCCGCCACAGCAACGGTGACAAGGAGGATGGTGTTGAGGATATGGAGAAGGAATCTGAGTGGGGAGCCATGGTGGGGTTCGGACCAGGGCTTACCGTTGAGACCATGCTGCTGCGGGCCATGGGAAATTAGCTGGAGCCAGGAGGTACCTGCAAGTACTTCATCATCAGAATAAAGTTCCCTCACAAGAGCGAGATAATCTCTCAAGATGGCCGGATTTCATCAATtaatgcatgcatgcaatggACATGCCTTTTTTTAAGTTTCTGCTTTATTTGTGATTGCCCCTGGCTTCTTTCTACAAGCCAGAATTTCGATAAAATAATTGTTGGACAAAATACTATTTATTTTTTAATCCAATGGGAATGGTTATTTTCATAAGTTGGCTGATGGTTGAAATGTATTTCTTATTTCAGAGCAATGAGCGTACAACTCACGAAGGGCGCACCTCGCTCTGTCTAGATCTCTAGTAttagggcacgtacaacgggCTTTGAGATGCCGTCTCCATGATGACAAAATTGCAGAAAACACCTCCATCTAGCGCAATAAATGAAGAAAGAGGGAGAAGCCGTCTCTTGGCGAGACGACGGCGCAAGAGCTCGTGCTCCCAGGCGATCTCGTCGAGCCGAGGTACACCGTGCGGATCGGCTGCGGGTGTGCACGAGAGATGAGCATTGCGCGCCAAATCCCTTCCGTCGCGCCTGGCATGGACTCT
This sequence is a window from Miscanthus floridulus cultivar M001 chromosome 10, ASM1932011v1, whole genome shotgun sequence. Protein-coding genes within it:
- the LOC136485297 gene encoding chalcone synthase H1-like, with amino-acid sequence MPARTAAEQESLRFPMQADGLANVLAIGTANPANCVLQEDYPDWFFRVTDSDHLTHLKTKMKKICGKTEIHKRYFHHDEELLRSHPDFLDGTLPSLDARQAIAATAVPELAAAAGANAIAEWGRPASDITHVIFCTYSATHMPGADLRLASLLGLGASVQRTMLYYNGCNSGSVALRLAKDIAENNRGARVLVACAEITLVFFRAPDEARTDTLVVPALFGDGAGAVVVGSDPEAGTERPLFEMVSSAQAAIPWTEHVVSTTLGKCGLVYELSSELPSLVAANIERCLVDAWQPLALGQLMSGDWNDLFWVVHPGGRAVLDGVQDALGLDECKLKASRRVLSEYGNMSGVTIIFVLDEMRRRCRHSNGDKEDGVEDMEKESEWGAMVGFGPGLTVETMLLRAMGN